The genomic DNA GGAGGATTAAAAAACCGGGTATCGCATTGGCTGATGCATGTATAGGAGCTGCTGCACAAGTTCACGGACTTTCGGTATTATCAGAGGATAAACACTTTGACCAGATGAATATTCAGCGAATCGGCTATCCG from Methanospirillum hungatei JF-1 includes the following:
- a CDS encoding PIN domain-containing protein, with product MNSRMKTLPMDESFSLVAGRIKKPGIALADACIGAAAQVHGLSVLSEDKHFDQMNIQRIGYP